In Prunus dulcis chromosome 2, ALMONDv2, whole genome shotgun sequence, a single genomic region encodes these proteins:
- the LOC117617636 gene encoding caffeoylshikimate esterase-like isoform X1: MASDMEGVKYEEEFILNSRGLKLFTCRWLPKNTTPKALIFICHGYAMECSITMNSTAIRLAKAGFALYGIDYEGHGKSAGLEGYVKNFDDVVDDCTNHFTNICESIENKGKMRYLLGESMGGAVALLVHRKKPKFWDGAVLVAPMCKIADELRPSPFVISALTKLCKFIPTWKIIPTNDIIDVAFKVPEIREQIRENPYCYKGRPRLQTGYELLRVSSDLEQRLEEVTLPFLVLHGEADKVTDKSVSKQLHDVASSQDKTLKMYPNMWHGLLYGETPDNIEIVFSDIISWLENRSAFGNSRLEGELKSGNDDLSK; encoded by the exons ATG GCCTCTGATATGGAAGGTGTCAAATATGAAGAG GAGTTCATCTTAAATTCTCGAGGCTTGAAGCTTTTCACATGCAGATGGCTCCCAAAAAACACCACACCCAAAGCCTTAATCTTCATCTGTCATGGATACGCCATGGAATGCAGCATCACCATGAACA gTACTGCAATCAGGCTTGCCAAAGCAGGCTTTGCCTTATATGGGATTGACTATGAAGGCCATGGAAAATCAGCAGGCCTTGAAGGCTATGTCAAAAACTTTGATGATGTAGTGGATGACTGTACCAATCACTTCACAAACATATGTG AAAGCATAGAgaacaaaggaaaaatgaGGTATCTGTTGGGAGAGTCAATGGGAGGAGCCGTGGCTCTGCTGGTGCACAGGAAAAAGCCAAAGTTTTGGGATGGTGCAGTTTTGGTTGCACCTATGTGTAAG ATTGCAGATGAATTGAGGCCATCTCCTTTCGTCATCAGTGCTTTGACAAAGCTCTGCAAGTTCATTCCAACCTGGAAAATAATCCCAACAAATGATATCATCGACGTTGCTTTCAAAGTACCCGAGATAAGAGAACAG ATTAGAGAAAACCCCTACTGTTACAAAGGCCGGCCTCGGCTTCAAACCGGGTACGAGCTTTTGAGGGTGAGCTCGGATCTTGAGCAGAGGCTTGAAGAGGTCACCTTGCCATTCCTAGTTTTACATGGGGAAGCCGATAAGGTGACAGATAAATCAGTCAGCAAACAGCTTCATGACGTGGCTTCTAGCCAGGACAAGACATTGAAGATGTACCCAAATATGTGGCATGGTCTGCTCTACGGAGAAACACCTGACAACATTGAGATTGTGTTTTCAGACATAATCAGCTGGTTAGAGAACAGAAGTGCTTTTGGCAATTCAAGGTTGGAGGGAGAGTTGAAAAGTGGAAATGACGATTTGTccaagtag
- the LOC117617636 gene encoding caffeoylshikimate esterase-like isoform X2 yields the protein MEGVKYEEEFILNSRGLKLFTCRWLPKNTTPKALIFICHGYAMECSITMNSTAIRLAKAGFALYGIDYEGHGKSAGLEGYVKNFDDVVDDCTNHFTNICESIENKGKMRYLLGESMGGAVALLVHRKKPKFWDGAVLVAPMCKIADELRPSPFVISALTKLCKFIPTWKIIPTNDIIDVAFKVPEIREQIRENPYCYKGRPRLQTGYELLRVSSDLEQRLEEVTLPFLVLHGEADKVTDKSVSKQLHDVASSQDKTLKMYPNMWHGLLYGETPDNIEIVFSDIISWLENRSAFGNSRLEGELKSGNDDLSK from the exons ATGGAAGGTGTCAAATATGAAGAG GAGTTCATCTTAAATTCTCGAGGCTTGAAGCTTTTCACATGCAGATGGCTCCCAAAAAACACCACACCCAAAGCCTTAATCTTCATCTGTCATGGATACGCCATGGAATGCAGCATCACCATGAACA gTACTGCAATCAGGCTTGCCAAAGCAGGCTTTGCCTTATATGGGATTGACTATGAAGGCCATGGAAAATCAGCAGGCCTTGAAGGCTATGTCAAAAACTTTGATGATGTAGTGGATGACTGTACCAATCACTTCACAAACATATGTG AAAGCATAGAgaacaaaggaaaaatgaGGTATCTGTTGGGAGAGTCAATGGGAGGAGCCGTGGCTCTGCTGGTGCACAGGAAAAAGCCAAAGTTTTGGGATGGTGCAGTTTTGGTTGCACCTATGTGTAAG ATTGCAGATGAATTGAGGCCATCTCCTTTCGTCATCAGTGCTTTGACAAAGCTCTGCAAGTTCATTCCAACCTGGAAAATAATCCCAACAAATGATATCATCGACGTTGCTTTCAAAGTACCCGAGATAAGAGAACAG ATTAGAGAAAACCCCTACTGTTACAAAGGCCGGCCTCGGCTTCAAACCGGGTACGAGCTTTTGAGGGTGAGCTCGGATCTTGAGCAGAGGCTTGAAGAGGTCACCTTGCCATTCCTAGTTTTACATGGGGAAGCCGATAAGGTGACAGATAAATCAGTCAGCAAACAGCTTCATGACGTGGCTTCTAGCCAGGACAAGACATTGAAGATGTACCCAAATATGTGGCATGGTCTGCTCTACGGAGAAACACCTGACAACATTGAGATTGTGTTTTCAGACATAATCAGCTGGTTAGAGAACAGAAGTGCTTTTGGCAATTCAAGGTTGGAGGGAGAGTTGAAAAGTGGAAATGACGATTTGTccaagtag
- the LOC117617624 gene encoding spliceosome-associated protein 130 A, with translation MYLYSLTLQRATGIVCAINGNFSGGKAQEIVVARGKVLDLIRPDENGKIQTLLSVEIFGVIRSLAQFRLTGSQKDYIVVGSDSGRIVILEYNKEKNVFDKVHQETFGKSGCRRIVPGQYLAIDPKGRAVMVGACEKQKLVYVLNRDTSARLTISSPLEAHKSHTIVYSICGVDCGFDNPIFAAIELDYSEADQDSTGQAANEAQKHLTFYELDLGLNHVSRKWSDQVDNGANLLVTVPGGGDGPSGVLVCAENFVIYKNQDKPDLRAVIPRRVDLPAERGVLIVSAAMHKQKSMFFFLLQTEYGDIFKVTLDHDNDKVSELKIKYFDTIPVTTSMCVLKSGFLFAASEFGNHSLYQFRAIGEDPDVESSSATLMETEEGFQPLFFQPRRLKNLVRIDQVESLMPIMDMKVNNLFEEETPQIFTLCGRGPRSSLRILRPGLAISEMAVSELPGVPSAVWTVKKNVSDEFDAYIVVSFANATLVLSIGETVEEVSDSGFLDTTPSLAVSLIGDDSLMQVHPNGIRHIREDGRINEWRTPGKRTIVKVGSNRLQVVIALSGGELIYFEVDMTGQLMEVEKHEMSGDVACLDIAPVPEGRQRSRFLAVGSYDNTIRILSLDPDDCMQILSVQSVSSIPESLLFLEVQASIGGEDGADHPASLFLNAGLRTGILFRTVVDMVTGQLSDSRSRFLGLRAPKLFSVSVRGKHAMLCLSSRPWLGYIHQGHFLLTPLSYETLEYAASFSSDQCAEGVVAVAGNALRVFTIERLGETFNETVVPLRYTPRKFVVQLKRKLLVIIESDQGAFTAEEREAAKKECFEAAGIGENGNGNVDQMENGGDNEDDPLSDEHYGYPKAESEKWVSCIRVLDPKTATTTCLLELQDNEAAFSICTVNFHDKEYGTLLAVGTAKGLQFWPKRSVTAGYIHIYRFLEDGKSLELLHKTQVDGVPLALCQFQGRLLAGIGPVLRLYDLGKKRLLRKCENKLFPNSIISIQTYRDRIYVGDIQESFHYCKYRRDENQLYIFADDCVPRWLTASYHIDFDTMAGADKFGNVYFVRLPQDVSDEIEEDPTGGRIKWEQGKLNGAPNKVEEIVQFHVGDVVSCVQKASLIPGGGECIIYGTVMGSLGALLAFTSRDDVDFFSHLEMYMRQEHPPLCGRDHMAYRSAYFPVKDVIDGDLCEQFPTLPMDLQRKIADELDRTPGEILKKLEEIRNKII, from the exons ATGTATCTTTACAGCCTCACTCTTCAGCGAGCGACGGGCATAGTCTGTGCCATCAATGGCAATTTCTCCGGCGGAAAGGCCCAAGAGATTGTCGTCGCCAGAGGCAAAGTTCTCGACCTTATTCGACCCGACGAAAATGGTAAGATCCAGACTCTACTCtctgttgaaatttttggcgTCATTAGGTCTTTAGCTCAGTTTAGGCTCACTGGTTCTCAGAAAGACTATATTGTTGTTGGGTCCGATTCGGGTCGAATAGTAATTCTTGAGTATAACAAGGAAAAGAATGTCTTTGATAAAGTCCATCAAGAAACTTTCGGTAAGTCGGGTTGTCGCCGGATAGTTCCGGGCCAGTATTTGGCCATTGACCCCAAGGGGAGGGCTGTTATGGTCGGGGCCTGTGAAAAGCAGAAGCTTGTTTACGTTTTGAATAGGGATACATCTGCAAGGTTAACTATATCATCCCCCTTGGAGGCCCACAAGTCGCATACGATAGTGTATTCGATTTGTGGGGTTGATTGTGGGTTTGATAACCCCATATTTGCTGCCATTGAGTTGGATTATTCGGAAGCTGATCAGGACTCTACTGGGCAGGCGGCAAACGAGGCACAGAAGCATTTGACTTTCTACGAGCTCGACCTTGGGCTTAACCATGTCTCTAGGAAGTGGTCGGATCAGGTTGATAATGGTGCAAATTTACTGGTCACAGTTCCTGGAGGTGGGGATGGGCCAAGTGGTGTATTGGTCTGTGCggaaaattttgtgatttacAAGAATCAGGATAAACCGGATCTTAGGGCCGTGATTCCCAGGCGTGTAGATTTGCCAGCTGAGCGTGGGGTTCTTATAGTTTCAGCAGCTATGCACAAGCAGAAGTCAatgttctttttccttttgcagACAGAGTATGGGGATATATTTAAGGTTACTCTGGACCATGATAATGACAAGGTCTCagaattgaagatcaaatattTTGATACAATTCCAGTTACTACTTCAATGTGTGTGTTAAAATctgggtttttgtttgctgCGTCAGAGTTTGGGAATCACTCTTTGTACCAGTTCCGAGCAATAGGCGAAGATCCTGATGTGGAGTCTTCCTCAGCTACATTGATGGAAACTGAAGAAGGTTTCCAACCTTTGTTTTTCCAGCCTAGAAGACTTAAGAACCTTGTTAGGATTGATCAGGTTGAGAGCTTAATGCCGATAATGGATATGAAGGTCAATAATCTCTTTGAGGAAGAAACACCTCAAATATTTACACTTTGTGGGCGGGGCCCTCGTTCATCCCTCAGGATTCTAAGGCCCGGTTTAGCTATCAGTGAGATGGCTGTGTCAGAGCTTCCAGGTGTACCGAGTGCAGTCTGGACAGTGAAAAAGAATGTATCTGATGAGTTTGACGCATACATTGTGGTGTCATTTGCAAATGCTACCCTTGTGCTTTCAATTGGTGAGACAGTGGAAGAAGTTAGTGACAGTGGGTTTCTTGACACTACCCCATCACTTGCAGTTTCTTTGATAGGTGATGATTCTCTCATGCAAGTTCACCCAAATGGAATTAGGCATATTAGGGAAGATGGACGTATTAATGAATGGAGAACTCCTGGAAAGAGAACGATCGTCAAGGTTGGCTCTAATAGACTTCAAGTGGTTATTGCTTTGAGCGGCGGAGAACttatatattttgaagttgataTGACGGGTCAATTGATGGAGGTGGAGAAGCATGAAATGTCTGGTGATGTAGCTTGTCTGGACATTGCCCCTGTACCTGAAGGGAGACAGAGATCTCGTTTCCTTGCAGTTGGTTCATATGACAACACTATTCGTATTTTGTCATTGGATCCTGATGACTGTATGCAGATTCTGAGTGTGCAAAGTGTTTCTTCAATTCCAGAATCTCTCCTATTTCTTGAGGTTCAGGCATCAATTGGTGGGGAGGATGGTGCTGATCATCCTGCCAGCCTTTTCCTTAATGCTGGTTTACGTACTGGGATTCTGTTCAGGACAGTGGTAGATATGGTGACAGGTCAGCTTTCTGATTCCCGTTCACGATTCTTAGGACTAAGAGCTCCGAAGCTATTTTCTGTTAGTGTGAGAGGCAAGCATGCTATGCTTTGTTTGTCAAGTCGGCCCTGGCTCGGTTATATTCATCAAGGACATTTTCTGTTAACACCCCTATCTTATGAGACACTTGAATATGCCGCATCATTTTCATCTGATCAATGTGCGGAAGGTGTAGTTGCTGTTGCTGGAAATGCTTTGAGGGTTTTTACTATTGAAAGGTTGGGAGAAACCTTTAACGAAACTGTGGTTCCACTGAGGTACACTCCCAGAAAGTTTGTTGTTCAACTCAAACGAAAGCTATTAGTAATTATTGAAAGTGATCAAGGAGCATTCACAGCAGAAGAGCGTGAAGCTGCAAAAAAGGAGTGCTTTGAGGCTGCAGGAATTGgtgaaaatggaaatggtAATGTGGATCAGATGGAAAATGGTGGTGATAATGAGGATGATCCCCTCTCCGATGAGCACTATGGCTATCCTAAGGCAGAGTCTGAGAAATGGGTTTCTTGCATTAGAGTTCTTGACCCCAAGACAGCAACTACAACTTGTCTGCTGGAGCTTCAGGATAATGAAGCTGCATTCAGTATATGCACAGTGAATTTCCACGATAAGGAGTATGGTACGCTTTTAGCTGTTGGTACAGCAAAGGGACTGCAGTTTTGGCCCAAAAGAAGTGTAACGGCAGGGTATATTCATATCTATAGATTTCTAGAGGATGGAAAGTCCCTTGAACTTTTGCACAAGACACAAGTGGATGGTGTTCCTCTTGCTTTATGCCAGTTTCAGGGAAGATTACTAGCAGGCATAGGACCAGTGCTCAGACTGTAtgatttggggaaaaaaagatTGCTTAGAAAATGTGAGAATAAGCTGTTTCCCAACTCCATTATATCTATTCAAACCTATCGTGATAGGATTTACGTAGGTGACATTCAAGAG TCATTTCACTACTGCAAGTACAGACGGGATGAGAATCAGTTGTATATCTTTGCTGATGATTGTGTTCCAAGATGGCTTACAGCGTCATATCATATAGATTTTGACACCATGGCAGGTGCAGACAAGTTTGGAAATGTCTATTTTGTGCGGTTACCACAGGATGTTTCAGATGAGATAGAAGAGGATCCAACAGGTGGGAGGATAAAATGGGAGCAGGGGAAGTTGAACGGCGCTCCCAACAAAGTAGAGGAGATAGTGCAGTTTCATGTTGGTGATGTGGTCAGCTGTGTGCAGAAGGCATCTCTAATTCCAGGTGGTGGGGAATGCATCATCTATGGGACAGTGATGGGTAGCTTGGGTGCATTGCTTGCATTCACCTCTCGTGATGATGTTGACTTCTTTTCTCACCTGGAGATGTATATGAGGCAGGAGCATCCGCCCTTGTGTGGTAGAGATCACATGGCTTATAGATCAGCCTATTTTCCAGTTAAG GATGTGATTGATGGAGATCTGTGCGAGCAGTTCCCAACATTGCCTATGGATCTGCAGAGAAAAATTGCGGATGAGTTGGATAGAACTCCTGGAGAGATACTGAAGAAACTTGAGGAAATTCGAAATAAGATCATTTAA
- the LOC117618360 gene encoding dirigent protein 25-like — MACFLLLVTTTTNQSSAVAARSLDNSTPTHPHHNHHEITFLMRDVLNVTHPSSKSKPATTKVTSQLPFSKPLGLFPPNGGVPLPETNPTTQTLDLPGIGLFFPARATLQELEFGIVTLIDEDMFESSGFYGSQVIGKAQGIYVASSEDGSSHMMALTAHFADSEFKDGLRFFGVHRTDVHEGSHIAVIGGIGKYVGANGYAQLRQKMQGKKATSFLGSKFISASTSRNLVRQKSCRSYI, encoded by the coding sequence ATGGCCTGCTTCCTCCTCCTAGTCACTACCACCACGAACCAATCGTCTGCGGTGGCCGCTCGAAGCCTAGACAATTCAACCCCAACGCACCCTCACCACAACCATCACGAAATCACATTCCTAATGCGAGATGTGCTTAATGTGACTCACCCCTCATCCAAGTCCAAACCTGCAACCACTAAAGTGACTAGTCAGCTGCCCTTCTCAAAGCCATTAGGCCTGTTTCCTCCAAATGGAGGAGTCCCCCTCCCTGAAACCAACCCCACTACACAAACCCTGGATTTACCCGGCATCGGACTATTTTTCCCTGCTAGGGCAACACTTCAAGAACTGGAGTTTGGGATTGTAACCCTGATTGATGAGGACATGTTTGAAAGTTCAGGGTTTTATGGCTCACAAGTGATTGGAAAAGCACAAGGGATATACGTTGCAAGCTCTGAAGATGGTAGCAGTCACATGATGGCCTTGACTGCACATTTTGCTGATAGTGAATTTAAGGATGGCTTAAGATTCTTCGGGGTGCATCGGACGGATGTGCATGAAGGATCTCATATTGCTGTAATTGGTGGCATTGGGAAGTATGTGGGTGCAAATGGCTACGCACAGTTAAGGCAGAAAATGCAGGGGAAGAAGGCAACAAGCTTCTTAGGCTCAAAGTTTATCTCAGCTAGTACTAGTAGGAACCTTGTTAGGCAAAAGTCATGCAgatcatatatataa
- the LOC117617632 gene encoding dirigent protein 24-like, protein MAKSLLPTSKPLKATLYILVLAIILGYANSARILDEALPEASNPLPTPVPTSNPQTNPTASLPSGQIPAIAPAITTVNDTEDDADSPIPETDVAPPVVPPVTTVPEADSPQPETEEPTTVPAPIPDVAPVAGAAPGVGPAVTSPSTPIPIPTPVAGPIPTSPTGPNPTAAAGSTVAKPGAENPHLSFFMHDILGGSHPSVRVVTGLVANTVFNVPFSKANNNIFPVSGGTPLTNNNLNGFLDSNKNNIPSIAGLTGLTNSQSSTVIQNSGNNNVVSGGSNQPFVTAGQLPTGATLQKLMFGSVTVIDDELTEGHELGSAVLGKAQGFYLASSLDGNSHTMAFTVLLHGEHGAHDEVEDTISLFGVHRTASPVSHIAVIGGTGKYEMATGYAAIESLHQEDQHTTDGVDTIMQISVYLSE, encoded by the coding sequence ATGGCCAAGTCTCTTTTACCCACCTCCAAGCCACTCAAGGCCACACTTTACATATTGGTCCTAGCCATCATCCTTGGATATGCCAACTCAGCTAGGATCCTTGATGAGGCACTTCCTGAAGCATCCAATCCTCTCCCAACACCTGTCCCTACCTCAAATCCTCAGACAAATCCCACTGCCTCATTGCCAAGTGGCCAAATCCCCGCCATCGCCCCCGCAATCACAACCGTTAATGACACGGAGGATGATGCTGACTCGCCAATTCCAGAGACTGATGTGGCACCACCAGTAGTTCCTCCTGTCACCACTGTACCAGAAGCTGACTCACCACAACCCGAGACTGAGGAACCTACCACCGTGCCAGCACCCATTCCTGACGTGGCCCCTGTTGCTGGGGCGGCACCCGGTGTAGGTCCTGCTGTCACATCACCAAGTACCCCAATCCCAATCCCCACACCTGTGGCAGGTCCTATCCCCACATCACCAACTGGGCCGAACCCAACAGCCGCCGCCGGCTCCACCGTGGCAAAACCAGGCGCCGAAAACCCACATTTGTCCTTCTTCATGCACGACATTCTAGGAGGATCACACCCATCAGTCAGAGTGGTCACTGGCCTGGTAGCCAACACAGTTTTCAACGTCCCTTTCTCCAAGGCCAACAACAACATCTTCCCAGTCAGCGGCGGGACCCCGTTGACCAACAACAACTTAAACGGCTTCCTCGATAGCAACAAGAACAACATCCCAAGCATCGCAGGCCTCACCGGCCTCACCAACTCACAGAGCAGCACAGTGATCCAGAACAGCGGCAACAACAACGTTGTCAGTGGCGGCAGCAACCAACCCTTCGTCACGGCAGGCCAGCTGCCGACTGGAGCCACTCTCCAGAAGCTCATGTTCGGCTCAGTGACGGTGATCGACGACGAGCTGACCGAAGGACACGAGCTGGGTTCTGCCGTACTTGGAAAGGCACAAGGTTTTTACTTGGCAAGCTCGTTGGACGGGAACAGCCACACCATGGCTTTCACCGTGTTGTTGCATGGCGAACATGGCGCACATGATGAGGTGGAGGACACCATAAGCTTGTTTGGGGTCCACCGTACTGCCTCCCCTGTTTCTCACATTGCTGTGATTGGTGGGACCGGGAAGTACGAGATGGCTACTGGGTATGCGGCCATTGAGAGCCTTCATCAGGAGGACCAGCATACGACTGATGGCGTGGACACTATAATGCAGATCAGTGTTTACCTCTCTGAATAG
- the LOC117617640 gene encoding dirigent protein 25-like — MHDILGGSNPTARAMTGIVNSPAANGQLPFAKPNGAVLPFNNGVPQNNNNNGLINNNNIPFLTGLSGTTSNVAQNNGINGGNFPINGGQLQPGSVLQNLMFGTMSVFDDELTEGHELSSGLVGKAQGFYVVSSEDGTSQTMGFTAMFESGSYADSLSFFGVHRTAASESHLAIMGGTGKYVNAKGFAMVKTFPASNRQTDGAETLLQFTVHLTY; from the coding sequence ATGCACGACATCCTCGGAGGATCGAACCCCACGGCTCGAGCCATGACCGGGATAGTCAACAGCCCTGCAGCCAATGGCCAACTGCCATTTGCCAAACCCAATGGGGCAGTCCTACCTTTCAACAACGGGGTACCCcagaacaacaacaacaatggtcttataaacaacaacaacatccCTTTTCTCACAGGGCTAAGTGGAACAACATCAAATGTGGCACAAAACAACGGGATCAATGGCGGAAATTTCCCGATAAACGGTGGACAGCTCCAGCCAGGCTCCGTGCTCCAAAATCTCATGTTTGGCACCATGAGTGTGTTTGACGATGAGCTGACTGAAGGGCATGAGCTTAGCTCTGGTTTGGTTGGGAAGGCACAAGGTTTCTATGTGGTGAGCTCTGAAGATGGTACCAGCCAGACTATGGGCTTCACGGCAATGTTCGAAAGCGGGAGCTACGCCGATAGCCTGAGCTTCTTTGGGGTTCATCGGACGGCTGCATCGGAGTCTCATTTGGCCATCATGGGTGGCACTGGCAAGTATGTGAATGCCAAAGGTTTTGCCATGGTCAAGACCTTCCCTGCTTCCAATCGGCAAACTGATGGTGCAGAGACTCTGCTGCAATTCACAGTTCATCTCACTTACTAA
- the LOC117619253 gene encoding uncharacterized protein LOC117619253, whose amino-acid sequence MESAPGTPSVIANLMGLEDESPPQPHVQKQRRVLSDNYLHKVASIGVREKRHSFRLKVDWKEFKDVFEVVETLKADKLDNLSVQKGKTYTGFSEAKMEFTMQNEFQVSPEMMDYEDDHFPKCLPGGNSLFNKHLDNLQVSPSNSLFGNTTVSKSSFTSGTGNVRKSGRKHEQPNVTLLQKLESGIGAESLGETGLYNLRKFSRSQLELNKEGCSPLTRIVVLKPKHGKAENSARCFPSLSSLDVSHSSDSKCTEFSSLGSGKVHVPVKKRKNLAYDMEPISLRSKASREIKGKLGIDTGCNKTNIDTKVSWLGSRGCNSIVVESELTRPPSLREQSFSYSDESYVAKEARKQLSEQGKMTKECEEVGMAGRGTTLGNLLSMPGHKTGPRKLDYKLGRHFHPKRKLVTRDIKNLDLSKFRTQQDKYETLCNEWNLIRKGSIKLGQHKSREYRFNQNDGFRPIKLRSICKKFQSFPGLESKGNHAVENASRNSEKWQSGARACISVDKNDDSFCHVTDTSIQQETSYKQSSFLLHCSTTQPDCMVSLEEAYQPSPVSVLEPPFRGERSPTPEYLGELNVDISENSDTYSEGSGVVSSDDDTNEGSASNYRENEDLMRLFRVEESRDFSYLVDVLSEIGLYDRHSTMDFGTWHSPEWPVSLSVFETLEKKFCNQMAWKRSDRRLLFDRIDAGLMEILQPCMGVPAWTKPVSRRIRSRAGQDMIEEDLWMLLVSKEKETTNVLAEKVLGSEMELDLGDDIDSIGTEIERFLFDELVTEFVSSESS is encoded by the exons ATGGAATCTGCACCAGGTACACCGAGTGTTATAGCAAATTTAATGGGTCTTGAAGATGAATCTCCCCCTCAGCCACAtgtccaaaaacaaagaagagtGCTGTCTGATAATTACCTACACAAAGTTGCTTCCATTGGTGTCAGAGAGAAGCGTCATTCGTTCAGGTTGAAGGTAGACTGGAAAGAATTTAAAGATGTTTTTGAAGTAGTAGAGACTTTAAAAGCAGATAAGCTTGATAACCTGTCAGttcaaaagggaaaaacatACACAGGTTTCTCAGAAGCAAAGATGGAATTTACAATGCAGAACGAATTCCAAGTATCACCAGAAATGATGGATTATGAGGATGATCATTTCCCGAAATGTCTCCCAGGGGGCAATTCTTTGTTTAACAAGCATTTGGATAATCTGCAAGTTTCCCCTTCTAACTCACTATTTGGGAACACAACAGTCTCAAAGTCATCATTTACTTCGGGCACTGGAAATGTTAGGAAATCAGGGAGGAAACATGAGCAGCCAAATGTTACTCTACTTCAAAAACTTGAGAGTGGAATTGGTGCAGAATCCCTTGGAGAAACTGGTCTTTATAATTTACGTAAGTTTTCAAGATCTCAATTGGAGTTAAACAAAGAAGGATGCTCTCCCCTTACTAGAATTGTTGTTTTGAAACCGAAGCACGGAAAGGCTGAGAATTCTGCAAGATGTTTCCCTTCTTTGAGTTCCCTTGATGTTTCTCATTCCAGTGATAGCAAGTGCACGGAGTTTTCTAGTCTTGGTAGTGGGAAAGTACATGTTCCAgtgaaaaaaaggaagaacttGGCATATGACATGGAACCAATAAGCTTGAGGTCTAAAGCTTCCAGGGAAATAAAGGGGAAGCTTGGCATAGATACTGGGTGCAACAAAACCAACATTGATACAAAGGTGTCATGGTTAGGATCCAGAGGTTGCAACTCCATTGTAGTGGAATCTGAATTGACGAGGCCTCCTTCCTTGAGAGAGCAGTCCTTTTCTTATTCAGATGAGTCATATGTAGCCAAGGAAGCCAGGAAGCAGCTTTCAGAACAAGGGAAGATGACTAAAGAGTGTGAAGAAGTAGGAATGGCTGGCAGAGGCACTACCCTTGGGAATTTGCTTTCCATGCCTGGCCACAAAACAGGGCCAAGAAAATTGGATTACAAGCTTGGTAGGCATTTTCACCCAAAAAGAAAGCTTGTTACGCGTGACATTAAAAACCTAGACCTTAGTAAGTTTAGAACACAGCAAGATAAATATGAAACTCTTTGCAATGAGTGGAATCTCATTAGGAAAGGGTCTATTAAATTGGGGCAGCATAAGTCAAGGGAGTACAGATTCAACCAGAATGATGGTTTTAGACCTATAAAGTTGAGATCCATCTGTAAGAAATTCCAATCTTTTCCTGGCCTGGAATCAAAAGGCAATCACGCAGTAGAAAATGCTTCAAGAAATTCTGAGAAGTGGCAATCTGGAGCCAGAGCCTGCATCTCTGTAGACAAAAACGATGATTCTTTCTGTCACGTCACTGATACTTCAATTCAACAG GAAACATCCTACAAAcaaagttcttttcttttgcacTGCTCCACCACACAGCCGGATTGTATGGTGAGCTTGGAGGAGGCTTATCAGCCTAGTCCAGTTTCAGTTCTGGAACCACCATTTAGAGGAGAGAGGTCACCTACACCAGAATACCTGGGAGAGCTCAATGTTGACATCAGTG AGAACTCCGATACATACTCGGAAGGATCTGGAGTTGTGTCAAGTGATGATGATACTAATGAAGGATCTGCAAGCAATTACAGAGAAAATGAAGATTTAATGAGACTGTTCAGAGTTGAAGAAAGTAGAGACTTTTCCTACCTTGTTGATGTGTTATCAGAGATAGGTTTATATGATAGGCACTCAACCATGGACTTTGGTACCTGGCACTCTCCGGAATGGCCAGTAAGCCTTTCTGTCTTTGAGACCCTGGAGAAGAAGTTTTGTAATCAAATGGCATGGAAAAGGTCAGACAGGAGGCTATTGTTTGACCGTATAGATGCAGGGCTAATGGAGATTCTCCAGCCATGTATGGGTGTTCCCGCATGGACAAAGCCTGTATCAAGAAGGATTAGATCCAGGGCTGGTCAGGATATGATAGAGGAAGATTTGTGGATGTTGCTTGTTAGCAAAGAGAAGGAAACAACAAATGTCTTGGCAGAAAAGGTACTAGGAAGCGAAATGGAGTTAGACTTAGGAGATGATATTGATAGTATTGGTACAGAAATAGAGAGATTCTTGTTTGATGAGCTTGTAACGGAGTTTGTTAGCTCGGAGAGTTCTTAA